From Saprospiraceae bacterium, one genomic window encodes:
- a CDS encoding ribose-phosphate pyrophosphokinase: MVDVKLFSGTQSRYLASQIADHYGESLGNMTIQKFSDGEMQPVINESVRGTFSFFIQSTFSPADNLLELLLMIDAAKRASADYITAVIPYFGYARQDRKDKPRVPISSKLIANLIQAAGAHRIMTMDLHADQIQGFFDIPVDHLKSEAIFMPFLEQTDLTNAIFACADVGGVKRARAYAKYFQKDLVICDKYRKKANEVEGITVIGDPAGKEVYLIDDIVDTAGTLSKAADALIAKGATKVKAICTHPVLSGKAYDIIANSALDELVVSDTIPLLKSSPKITVLSSSKLFARAIRNTHEHRSITALFMDKG, from the coding sequence ATGGTGGATGTTAAACTATTTTCGGGAACTCAATCCAGGTATCTAGCCAGTCAGATTGCTGACCACTATGGAGAATCTTTAGGCAATATGACCATCCAGAAATTTTCGGATGGCGAAATGCAACCAGTTATTAACGAATCCGTTAGAGGTACCTTTTCATTTTTTATTCAGTCCACCTTTTCTCCAGCTGATAATCTTCTGGAGCTTTTGCTGATGATTGATGCTGCCAAAAGGGCTTCCGCCGATTACATTACCGCTGTCATACCTTACTTTGGCTATGCAAGACAAGATCGCAAAGACAAACCAAGGGTGCCCATTTCCTCCAAATTGATTGCAAATTTGATTCAGGCCGCTGGTGCACACAGAATTATGACCATGGATCTCCACGCAGATCAGATTCAGGGGTTCTTTGATATCCCGGTGGACCATCTCAAATCGGAGGCCATTTTTATGCCTTTTCTGGAACAAACAGATCTCACAAATGCCATATTTGCCTGCGCGGATGTAGGAGGAGTCAAAAGAGCCAGAGCCTATGCCAAATATTTTCAAAAAGACCTGGTAATTTGTGACAAGTATCGCAAAAAAGCCAATGAAGTTGAAGGAATTACAGTTATCGGAGATCCTGCCGGTAAAGAGGTTTATTTGATTGATGACATAGTTGATACCGCAGGAACTTTATCAAAGGCCGCTGATGCATTGATCGCAAAAGGAGCTACAAAGGTAAAAGCCATTTGCACCCATCCTGTCTTGTCTGGAAAGGCATACGACATCATCGCAAATTCTGCCTTGGACGAACTGGTGGTTTCTGATACCATTCCATTGCTAAAGAGCTCTCCAAAAATAACTGTCCTGTCCTCTTCCAAACTTTTTGCAAGGGCCATCCGAAATACACATGAACACAGATCTATTACCGCTTTGTTTATGGATAAAGGATAA
- a CDS encoding SET domain-containing protein-lysine N-methyltransferase, translated as MQRIPGLFVMHSEISGRGVFTAAKINSGDLIEVCPVIVIPENEVDVIHQTELHDYYFVWGKFDQEAAIALGFGSIYNHSYQPNAEFVYDEENGNIDFYAIEDILPGIEITVNYHGDPNCTDELWFDTTGKRIRRIRLPSTL; from the coding sequence ATGCAACGCATACCTGGTCTATTTGTCATGCATTCTGAAATATCAGGAAGGGGAGTTTTTACTGCTGCAAAAATTAATTCAGGTGATCTCATTGAAGTTTGCCCAGTCATTGTCATCCCTGAGAACGAGGTGGATGTCATTCATCAGACCGAACTTCACGATTATTATTTTGTTTGGGGGAAATTTGATCAGGAAGCGGCAATTGCTTTGGGTTTTGGTTCGATTTACAATCATTCGTATCAACCGAATGCAGAATTTGTCTACGATGAAGAAAACGGAAATATTGATTTTTATGCCATTGAAGATATTCTGCCCGGAATTGAAATTACAGTAAACTACCATGGTGATCCCAACTGCACCGATGAATTGTGGTTTGATACAACCGGCAAACGAATCAGGAGAATTCGTTTGCCTTCTACCTTGTAA